The DNA segment ATACCCACAGCCTGACCAGATTCCACCAAGATTTGCTCAACATGACACCCCAAACGTAACTGACCACCCCAACGTTCTAAACCCCGCACCAAAGCATTGACAATTGCACCACTTCCGCCCACAGGATACTCAACCCCAGCAAGGGCGCGTTCACCTAACATAAAAGCTACCTCAGGGGCAATTGTGCCGTGTGCCTTTAAACCAGATAATAAAAAGCATTCCAGGTCAATGAGCCGACGTACCCAAGGGTCTTTGACTGTCGCATCCATAACATTACCCACAGAAGACTGAACAAGGGGTAAGTTAGGTAACATTTTCACCAAAGATGGTAAATAACGTGTCATCAATACTAAAATTACCTGCCAATCTGCTCTCAAAGCTAGCGTGGGAATACCTTTCATCCCTTCGTATAGCTTTAATAAGCGTTCGGCAAACTGTTGGAACTCCTTAGCACCTTGGGGCGTAATTTTATGCAGCTGATGATAGTACTTTTCAGCCGTGCGATAAACTGCAAAAATGGCTTCAGGAAAGTGGTAGTGTCCTAATGGATCATAGGGGATAACTTGGAGAGATTCGCCTAGAACTTTAAGAACTTGTGTTACAGGATTCAAACTCTGAGCATCTGTAAGACCACAATAAAAAGAGGGGCCAGAATCAAATTCAAATCCTCTTCGTCTAAAACTATGGGCTGCACCGCCGGGAATTGCGTGGCTTTCACACACAATTACCCGCTTACCATAACGAGCCAGTAAACCCGCAGCGCATAACCCACCAATACCGCTACCAATCACGATAACATCACTTTGAGAATGCTGAATGCTAAGTGCTGAGTTCATATTTTAATGACTAATGACCAATGACTAATGACTAATGACCAATGAATGAACCATTAATTGAACTGAAAGGCATTTCTAAATCCTTTGGTAGCAATAAAGTTTTAGATAATGTGGATTTGACGATTTACCGGGGGGAAGCTGTAGGAATTATTGGGCCTTCAGGAACTGGTAAATCAACGGTTTTACGAATTATTGCCGGATTAATAGCTCCCGATAGCGGAGAAATTTATATCCAAGGGGTACGGCGAGATGGGTTAATTGAGGACAGTGCTGATCCTATTGGCATTGGGATGGTGTTTCAACAGGCGGCTTTATTTGATTCGTTGACAGTGGATGAAAATGTGGGTTTTTTACTGTATCAACATTCCAAGATACCGCGATCGCGTATTCAACAACTAGTTAAAGAAAAATTAGAAATGGTCGGCTTGACGGGAATTAGCCATCTCTACCCATCTGAACTATCCGGGGGAATGCGAAAACGGGTAAGTTTTGCTAGAGCAATTATCTCTAATCCTGATAATCTCACAGAGGGGCCAGAAGTTTTACTCTACGATGAACCCACCGCCGGACTTGACCCCATTGCCTCAACAGTGATAGAAGATTTAATCCGTGAGTTACAATTAACACAAGGAGTCTGTAGCACTTATGCCATTGTTACCCACCAAGATAGTACTATTCGTCGTACAACTGATAGATTAGTGTTTCTTTATCAAGGTAAAGTGCAGTGGCAAGGTAAAGTTAGCGACATAGATAGCACAGAAAATCCCTTGATTAGACAATTTATTAGTGGCAGTGTACAAGGACCAATTCAGGTGGCTGGGTAGGCGGGAAGATAAAAATATGCGAGATATCATAACAAACAGCTTTGCGTCTCGGCGCACATTAAGAGAAGGCTCGGTAGGGTTGCTCATACTCCTGGGGTTGGGCGCATTGGTGATGATTGTCCTCTGGTTAAATAGATTTACAGCGGGTAGCAATTCATACAAATTCCTAGTAGAGTTTGCTAATGCTGGTGGTATGCAAAGAGGCGCACCAGTCCGCTATCGGGGTGTAAAAGTCGGCAATATTTCTAGAGTTAAAGCAAGTTCAAATGCCGTAGAGGTGGAAATTGAAATTGCTCCAGCTGACTTGGTAATTTCCCGTGATGTGGTAATTGAAGCTAATCAGAGTGGATTAATCAGTGAAAGTATTATCGACATTACACCCAAAAAATCTATACTTGCTGGAGAGGCGATCGCCAAACCCCTCGATAATAATTGTGATGACAGCCTGATCATTTGTAATGGTTCTCGGTTATCAGGTCAAATTGGCATCAGCATTGATGAACTAATTCGCTCTTCAACCAATTTAGCCACTACATACAATGACCCAGCATTTTACCAAAACGTGAATCGACTTCTAGAAAGCTCAACAGCAGCAGCGACA comes from the Nodularia sp. NIES-3585 genome and includes:
- a CDS encoding NAD(P)/FAD-dependent oxidoreductase; amino-acid sequence: MNSALSIQHSQSDVIVIGSGIGGLCAAGLLARYGKRVIVCESHAIPGGAAHSFRRRGFEFDSGPSFYCGLTDAQSLNPVTQVLKVLGESLQVIPYDPLGHYHFPEAIFAVYRTAEKYYHQLHKITPQGAKEFQQFAERLLKLYEGMKGIPTLALRADWQVILVLMTRYLPSLVKMLPNLPLVQSSVGNVMDATVKDPWVRRLIDLECFLLSGLKAHGTIAPEVAFMLGERALAGVEYPVGGSGAIVNALVRGLERWGGQLRLGCHVEQILVESGQAVGIKLQNGEILKAPIVISNATIWDTYNHLLRPEDLPTSYREVALETPAVDSFMHLHLGIKANGLENLTGHHVVVHDSTQDITVPGNTCMISIPSVWDASLAPEAHHVVHAYTLESYAGWERNDGYEDKKKEKAQTLYRALERVIPDIRQRVVLELIGTPLTHAHYLRRYQGTYGPAIVAGQGMFPGTQTPIKGLYRVGDSTMPGIGVPAVAASGILCANSLVNVQQTAELLENLNVSAQ
- a CDS encoding ABC transporter ATP-binding protein, translating into MNEPLIELKGISKSFGSNKVLDNVDLTIYRGEAVGIIGPSGTGKSTVLRIIAGLIAPDSGEIYIQGVRRDGLIEDSADPIGIGMVFQQAALFDSLTVDENVGFLLYQHSKIPRSRIQQLVKEKLEMVGLTGISHLYPSELSGGMRKRVSFARAIISNPDNLTEGPEVLLYDEPTAGLDPIASTVIEDLIRELQLTQGVCSTYAIVTHQDSTIRRTTDRLVFLYQGKVQWQGKVSDIDSTENPLIRQFISGSVQGPIQVAG